A genomic region of Bradyrhizobium sp. ORS 278 contains the following coding sequences:
- a CDS encoding GIY-YIG nuclease family protein, giving the protein MWYVYIIRSVAYPEQEYIGATADIRQRLKDHNAGRSAHTSKFTPWTLVWYCAFPDKHRAMAFEAYLKSHSGRAFSKKRLLGPA; this is encoded by the coding sequence TCCGCAGTGTTGCCTATCCTGAGCAGGAATACATCGGCGCGACCGCAGACATCCGGCAGCGCCTCAAGGACCACAATGCCGGGCGCTCGGCCCACACGTCGAAGTTCACGCCTTGGACGCTCGTCTGGTACTGCGCCTTTCCTGACAAGCACCGCGCGATGGCGTTCGAAGCCTATCTGAAATCGCATTCAGGGCGGGCGTTCTCCAAAAAGCGCCTGCTCGGTCCGGCTTGA